The following is a genomic window from Bacteroidota bacterium.
TTGCGTAGTTTCACTAGTTAAGCAACATTTGCGGCAACGGATTTCTCCCCGCTCAGTGGTCGCCAATGCGTGGGCGAGTAGTAAATGTACATCGACATATCCGTGAACCACCATAGATTTCTGTGCATTACAAGTCGTGCGTGATTTCGTTCACCTTTTTCATCATCAATCT
Proteins encoded in this region:
- a CDS encoding DUF551 domain-containing protein, which translates into the protein MDWIKCSERLPDVDVIVDTKIDDEKGERNHARLVMHRNLWWFTDMSMYIYYSPTHWRPLSGEKSVAANVA